In Chryseobacterium gleum, a single genomic region encodes these proteins:
- a CDS encoding response regulator, with amino-acid sequence MFKKILIAEDHESINISVQKTLEELNIPTVDYVYYCDDAIGKIQKALREEYPYDLLITDLYYEEDHHEQNLKDGKELIRKAKEIQPDLKIIVFSAEHKTGVIENLFSDYEINGYIRKARNDSKELKKAIASVYIGENYLSFDLKQDMKKFNSYEFSTFDITLVSLLSKGILQKNIPAHLEERNIKPSSLSSVEKRLNSLKEDLEINSNEQLVAFCKDIGII; translated from the coding sequence ATGTTCAAAAAAATTTTAATTGCCGAAGATCATGAAAGCATCAATATTTCTGTTCAGAAAACCCTTGAAGAGCTGAATATTCCCACCGTAGATTATGTGTATTACTGTGATGATGCTATTGGAAAAATTCAGAAAGCGTTACGGGAAGAATATCCTTATGACCTGTTGATTACAGATCTGTATTATGAAGAAGATCATCATGAACAAAACCTTAAAGACGGAAAAGAACTCATCAGAAAAGCAAAAGAGATACAGCCTGATTTGAAAATCATTGTATTTTCGGCAGAACATAAAACGGGTGTAATAGAAAATCTTTTTTCAGATTATGAAATCAACGGATATATCCGTAAAGCCAGAAACGATTCAAAAGAACTGAAAAAGGCCATTGCATCTGTATATATCGGCGAAAACTATTTATCTTTTGATCTGAAGCAGGATATGAAAAAGTTCAACAGCTATGAGTTTTCTACATTTGATATCACCCTTGTCTCTCTCCTTTCTAAGGGAATCTTGCAAAAAAACATTCCTGCCCACCTCGAAGAAAGAAATATTAAACCCTCCAGCCTGAGCAGCGTTGAGAAGAGATTAAACAGTCTGAAGGAAGACCTTGAAATAAACAGCAATGAGCAGCTGGTAGCCTTCTGCAAGGACATCGGGATTATATAG
- a CDS encoding sensor histidine kinase produces the protein MFFVACEKKQAIHNVSQADKLYDEGANLLLKDNVEAYKKFQKALHYYYKVRDSSNISKSLICQAIAQKYTGDIFGAETTLVDALTFMKEGDESLYSAYSTLGDIKYAQKEYTSAEEWYSKGLSEKNISQKDRFDMLNNKGASEYRQKKYSSALRTLQSIDLKNVKDINLKNRIQENIVYTQWLQNKNYPAQSEFEKLLKLKLKNEDNWGANSSYSHLAEINQDSNPTKSLYYAQQMLNIANKIKSPDDRLEAIEKISLVDNPSNAIKNFKLYKNLSDSIQNYKNDNRNRFAYIKYDSEKKEIENQRLKADNSQKKLNILLLLMALILALIVIVWFRKRQIRLKQEKEIEVKNTQLKMSKKVHDVVANGIYQVMTKIENQEDFDRDKALDELEFVYEKSRDISYDKIGEEKEFSKVVSELIASFNNDTVKTFTAGNSPAIWESVSPTVKEEVYQMVRELMVNMKKHSRASHVAVKFEKINNVVEIQYKDNGIGIPGDLVYKNGLRNTASRIEAIKGTITFDTKIEKGLKVNLSFPVS, from the coding sequence ATGTTTTTTGTTGCTTGTGAAAAGAAACAAGCAATTCATAATGTTTCTCAGGCAGATAAATTGTATGATGAAGGTGCCAATCTTCTCCTTAAAGATAATGTTGAAGCCTATAAAAAGTTTCAAAAAGCCCTACATTATTATTATAAAGTAAGAGATTCATCTAACATTTCTAAAAGCTTGATATGTCAGGCTATAGCTCAAAAATATACAGGAGATATATTTGGTGCTGAAACCACATTAGTAGATGCTCTCACCTTTATGAAAGAAGGGGACGAAAGTCTTTATTCTGCATATAGTACACTTGGAGATATAAAATATGCACAAAAAGAATACACATCTGCTGAAGAATGGTATAGTAAAGGCCTTTCCGAAAAAAATATTTCTCAAAAGGACAGATTTGACATGCTTAATAACAAAGGTGCTTCTGAATATAGGCAAAAGAAATATTCTTCAGCATTGAGAACATTACAAAGTATAGATCTAAAAAATGTAAAGGATATTAATCTAAAAAACAGGATTCAAGAAAATATTGTATATACTCAATGGTTACAAAATAAAAACTATCCCGCTCAATCAGAGTTTGAAAAACTATTAAAGCTTAAATTAAAAAATGAAGATAATTGGGGGGCAAATTCAAGCTATTCTCATTTAGCAGAGATAAATCAGGATAGTAATCCTACCAAGTCTTTATACTATGCACAACAAATGCTTAATATCGCTAACAAAATAAAAAGTCCTGATGATAGACTTGAAGCGATAGAAAAGATATCATTAGTTGACAATCCTTCTAATGCAATTAAAAACTTCAAACTCTACAAAAACTTATCTGACAGTATTCAAAACTATAAAAATGATAATAGAAATCGATTTGCTTATATAAAATATGATAGCGAAAAGAAAGAAATAGAAAATCAAAGATTAAAGGCTGACAACTCACAAAAAAAACTTAATATTTTGTTATTATTAATGGCCTTAATCTTAGCTCTTATTGTTATTGTATGGTTTCGTAAGCGCCAGATAAGATTAAAACAAGAAAAAGAAATCGAGGTAAAAAACACGCAACTCAAAATGTCGAAGAAAGTTCATGATGTGGTTGCCAATGGAATCTACCAGGTGATGACAAAGATTGAAAACCAGGAAGACTTCGACCGGGATAAAGCGCTTGACGAACTGGAATTTGTATATGAAAAATCCAGGGATATTTCCTATGATAAAATTGGGGAAGAAAAAGAGTTCAGCAAAGTCGTCTCAGAGCTTATTGCTTCTTTTAATAATGATACCGTAAAAACCTTTACCGCTGGAAACAGCCCTGCGATCTGGGAGTCCGTTTCTCCTACAGTAAAAGAGGAAGTTTACCAAATGGTCCGTGAGCTGATGGTGAATATGAAAAAGCACAGCCGGGCCAGTCATGTTGCGGTTAAATTTGAAAAAATAAACAATGTCGTTGAAATTCAGTACAAAGACAATGGAATAGGAATTCCGGGAGACCTTGTGTATAAAAATGGCTTACGAAATACGGCATCCCGCATTGAAGCGATTAAAGGAACCATTACTTTTGACACGAAAATTGAAAAAGGGCTGAAGGTCAATCTTTCATTCCCTGTTTCCTAA
- a CDS encoding DUF5932 domain-containing protein → MFKKVLIVEDQEVMNRGVLNTIKELNIPDFDYVTYCDEALSRIRTALERKNPYDLLIADLSFEKDHIPQKLRSGQELILEAKKVQPALKVVVFSVEKKAKTIDDLYKIYQIDGFVSKARRDGQDLKSTIRKIFNGETVIPQEILNTMRHISSEFDAYDIKLLELLAKGYKQSEISTSLKQQRMMPYGIRSIERRLNELRDSLGAKNNIEMIVICKDIGLI, encoded by the coding sequence ATGTTCAAAAAAGTTTTAATCGTTGAAGATCAGGAAGTCATGAACCGGGGAGTCCTGAATACAATAAAAGAATTAAATATCCCTGATTTTGATTATGTAACCTATTGTGATGAAGCCTTAAGCAGAATCAGAACAGCTTTGGAAAGGAAAAACCCATATGATCTGCTTATTGCTGATCTTTCATTTGAAAAAGACCATATTCCCCAGAAACTTCGTTCCGGACAGGAACTTATTCTTGAAGCAAAAAAAGTTCAGCCGGCTTTAAAAGTAGTGGTATTTTCTGTTGAAAAGAAAGCAAAAACAATTGACGACCTTTACAAAATCTATCAGATTGACGGGTTTGTAAGCAAGGCAAGGCGTGACGGACAAGATCTGAAAAGCACAATACGGAAAATCTTTAACGGAGAAACCGTAATTCCCCAGGAAATTCTGAATACAATGCGTCATATTTCTTCTGAGTTTGATGCGTATGATATCAAATTGCTTGAGCTGTTAGCTAAAGGCTATAAGCAAAGTGAAATAAGCACTTCTCTGAAACAACAAAGAATGATGCCATATGGCATCAGGTCTATCGAAAGGAGACTGAACGAACTCAGAGACAGTCTCGGCGCAAAAAATAATATTGAGATGATCGTAATCTGCAAAGATATTGGCCTCATCTGA